Below is a window of Flavobacterium sp. N2820 DNA.
TGTAATACTTAGAAATGGCATCAATAACTACTTGCGGTTTTTGCGAAGTGGCACCGTTATCAAAATACACCAAAGGTTTACCATTTACTTTTTGCGATAAAATGGGAAAATCAGCTCTTACTTTTTGAACATCAAACATTTTCATACAATTTGAGTACAAATTTACAACTTGATTGTTTATAATTGGAATAAATAAAGGTTAAAATAGAATTAAAACTTCTCTCCTGCTCCACCTCCACTAAAACCGCCGCCGCCAAATTCCATTGGATTCGCTTGGTTTGGTGGTGGCGAAGTTGCATTGGCTAATGATAAAACGGCTTGTGCATTTAACAATGACGAATTATCCGAATCTCTATCAGGTTGGAAGGTTATGCCTTCTGTTTTGAATTTTAATTTTTGAATAATCAAATAAGCTAGACAAAAAAGTAAAATTCCGCAAATTACCATCACATATTCCATTGGGAAAAAATGGTAATAATAGCGTATGGAGTAAAATCCAAAAGCTAAAGTTAGCAATCCAGAATACAAAACCAATTTATCTTTCCTTGTTATTCCGAAAAAGAAATAAAGCAAAGGGATTAAAAAAGTAAACACATAAAAAACAATTGCAAAAGGTACATCTGACGTATTTGTAATTGTTAATTCCAACAAAGATTCTGACATCTCACGAACCACTAAATAATTCATCGACAAATATCCTAGAAGCAAACTGGCAAATCGAATCGAATCTAAAGTCTTAAAATACGGATAGAAATTTTGGTTTTTATGCAAATGAACAGCTCCGAAATAAACCAAAACAGCTAAAATCAAACCAACAAACGACAAATAAAACTTGGGCATGAAATCATGTTCAACAATAACGTTGAAAAATATCCCAACAAAACCTAAAAAAGCCATTATTGCTGAAATTGTGTTGATAAAACGAATAGCAAAAAAAACACCTAGAACAAACATTGATAGTAAGACTGGCAGTATAGCTTCTGTAAGAATTCCTACTCCAATTAAAAAAGATATTTGAGCCGAAAGCAAGAAAGCATCATCTAATCCATGTCGGAAAAATTTCATTCGAACCAAAACTTCTAAGCCAATATATGCTACAATTGCATACAAAAAGAAAATAATTTGATATTGGTCTGTAATTGCCTGAAGTAAAATTACCGCAAAAGCACTTATTACAGATGAAAACAGAAAATTTCCCAACAAAAAGAAACCGATTCTAAAGAAAATATTGGAATTGGATTTGAGTTGAACCAATTGAGTGCTTATTTTTTGTAATTGTTCTTTGGGAAGAAATTTCTTTTGGTATAATTCTTTAGCTTCTTCGGCTAAGAAATAATTTTCTAAATCATATTTATTGTACGCTTGCATTTTTTTCGGAATTAAATTGTTTTACTAATCTGATAAAAAGGTAAATACTCGCTATAACATAAAAAGGTGAAACCACAATCAATAATTCGTAAAAAGGTGCAAAATCTATAAAAGACAATAATTTTGCGCCTAATACATTTACTCCAAAATAGCTATATAACAACATGAAAGCGAAAATAGAAGTTGCAAAAATTCGATAGCTAAATCGATAAAAATAATAGCCAAAACCTAGTAAAATTGGAATAAAAACAAACCAATGTTCCGAAAGTAAACCCGCAATAATACAAACTCCTAACAAATGCAAAGCAAATGTTGCAAAAACAAAATGAAAATGCGCTTTAATTTTAGTTTTCAAAGTATGTTCCATCCAAGCTAGCAAAGCTATTCCTAACACCAATCCTGAATACGTTAAATACACATCAGAATAGACTTCATTTTGAAACAAACTTTTTGGAGTTATGCTGATTCCTATGAAAGCTGCTAAACTTGAAATTGCCATAGAAAGGACAATTCGATTATCAAAATAATAGGCTACAAAAAAGCAAAGCAAAGCCGAAATCAAAGAAACATAAGCATACGAATCATCAAAAATTTGGTATTGAAAATTGATGTAACCCAAAAAAATACAAGCCAATAAACTTCCCGTTAAAACCAAATAGTCATACAGCGGATTTTCGAATACAACCTCATCATTGTCATAACCTTTTGCTTTTTTAAAACTAAAATAAAAGCATGCCAACATCAAAATAAAATTGACGGAAAGTATGGCTAAATGCCCGATAGAATCAATGTTGTTATAAATAATGACGCCAATTCCAGAAGTAAATAAGAGTATCGAAAAGTAAATCATTAAAAGTAATTCGCTCCGTAACGAAAAAATACCTTTCTTTTGATAATCAGCAATTTCCTCCAAATCCTTATCATTCAAAAAATCTTTTTGATGGAGTTTTTGAAGCAGTAGTTCTGAAAAATGTGGTTTTTCCATGAATTAAAATTTGAATAAAGATAAGGAAAGTTTTACATTCTGACTAAAACAACAAAACCGCCCAAAAGGCGGTTTAATTTATTTTGCTTTGTAAATTGCAATGACTACAAATCAAATCCCATATTTACGCCTAATTTATCGGCGATAATACGAGCAATTTTTGCTTTTAATTCTGGGATTTTTACACTGTTGGTTACTTCGCTTGTGAAAGCGTACATCAACAAAGCTTTGGCTTCTTTTTTAGGAATTCCGCGTTGTTGCATATAAAACATGGCGCTTTCGTCTAATTGTCCAATGGTACAACCGTGCGAACATTTTACATCATCGGCAAAGATTTCCAATTGTGGTTTTGCGTTGATAGTGGCTTTATCGCCAATTAAAATGTTATTGTTTTGTTGGAAAGCATCTGTTTTTTGCGCTTCTTTTTCTACGAAAATTTTTCCATTGAAAACACCTGTTGAACTATCGTTTAAAATTGTTTTATAGTTTTGGTGGCTTTCGCAATTTGGTGTTGCGTGTTGTACCAAAGTATAATGATCTACGTGTTGTTTGTCGCCAATAATGGTAATTCCTTTTAACGTGGAATCGATTCTTTCACCTTGATGATAGAAATTCAAGTTGTTTCTGGTAATGTTTCCACCAAACGAAAACGTATGCACCGCTACTCTACTTTCTTGCTTTTGAGCAATGTACGTATTGTCAATCAAATTCGCGGTTTGTACATCGTTTTGAATTTTGTAATAATCTACAATCGCGCGTTTTTGAGCAAAAATCTCGGTAACCGAATTGGTTAAAACGGGATTTGAATTCAAACTTTGATGACGCTCTACAATTTGCACATGAGCATTTTCTCCCACAATGACCAAATTACGAGGTTGTACCATCAAAGCCGCTTCATTTCCTGTTGAGAAATAAATAATTTCAATTGGTTTTTCAACCACTTTACTTTTTGGGATGTTGATGTAAGCGCCTTCTAAAGAAAATGCCGTATTCAAAGACGTTAAACTATCTTCTTTATTGGCAATTTGGTTAAAATAGGTGTCGATTACCATTTTATATTTAGGCTTTGTCAATGCCGAAGACATCAAGCAAACATCTAAACCATCATGTGTAGTTGAAGACAAAAACGAACTAAAGATTCCGTCGATGAAAACTACTTTATACGTGTCAATTTCGTGTAAGAAATACTTTTTTACGTCTTTAAATTCAATTGCATTTTCTTTCTTTGGGAAAACCGAAAAATCATTCTTTAAAATTGCATTTAGGGATGTATATTTCCAAGCTTCCTCTTTTTTAGTAGGGAAACCTTTGTTTTCGAAATTTTTTATGGCATGACTTCTTAACTCGTGAAGTTCAGAATGTGTATCAATCTTTTCTTCAAAAGCCATGAAAGAAGCTAATAATTTATCTTTTAATTCCATTGTATTTAGTGTTCAGTCGCAGTGTTCAGTCGCAGTCATCTGATAACTGTGACTGAGACTGTAAACTAATTTAATTCGTTTTTAATCCAGTCGTATCCTTTTTCTTCTAACTCTAAAGCTAAATCTGCTCCACCAGTTTTTACGATTTTTCCGTCCATTAAAACGTGAACAAAATCTGGAACAATATAATCTAACAAACGTTGGTAGTGTGTAATCACTAATACCGCGTTGTTTTCGTTTTTTAATTTATTTACACCATTAGCCACAATTCGTAACGCGTCGATGTCTAAACCTGAATCGGTTTCGTCCAAAATTGCGATTTTTGGCTCTAACATTGCCATTTGGAAAATCTCGTTACGTTTCTTCTCACCACCCGAAAAACCTTCGTTTAACGAACGCGACAAGAATTTTCTGTCCATTTCCAATAATTCTGATTTTTCACGAATTAACTTCAACATCTCGTTTGCTGGCATTTCCTCTTTTCCGTTGGCTTTTCTACTTTCGTTGATGGCCGTTTTGATGAAATTCGTCACCGAAACACCTGGAATTTCAACTGGATATTGAAACGATAAGAAAACACCTTTATGCGCTCTTTCTTCTGGTGCTAATTCTGAAATTTCTTCTCCGTCTAAAAAGATTTCTCCTTGAGAAACTTCATAGTTTTCGTTTCCAGCAATGATAGAAGATAAAGTTGATTTTCCAGCACCATTTGGCCCCATAATCGCATGAACTTCTCCTGCTTTAATTTCAAGGTTGATTCCTTTTAATATTTCTTTGTCTTCTACCGAAGCGTGTAAGTTTTTTATTTGTAACATTTTGTAAATGTGTTATTTATTCTAATTTTAAAATTGATTATCCTACTGAACCTTCTAACGAAATTTCCAACAACTTCTGTGCTTCCACTGCAAATTCCATTGGTAATTTGTTCAATACTTCTTTACTGAATCCGTTAACTATTAAGGCAATTGCTTTTTCGGTTGGGATTCCACGTTGGTTGCAATAGAACACTTGGTCTTCACCAATTTTTGAAGTCGTAGCTTCGTGTTCAATTTTTGCCGAAGCATTTTTACTTTCGATATATGGAAAAGTGTGTGCGCCACAATTATTTCCCATTAAAAGCGAATCACACTGCGAAAAATTACGTGCGTTTTCGGCTCTTGCTCCGATTTGTACTAATCCTCTGTAACTATTTTGTGATTTTCCAGCTGAAATTCCTTTGGAAATAATTGTCGATTTGGAATTTTTACCCAAGTGAATCATCTTAGTTCCTGTATCGGCTTGCTGATAATTGTTGGTAACCGCAATGGAGTAAAATTCGCCAATTGAATTATCTCCTTTTAAAACAACCGAAGGATATTTCCAAGTTACCGCCGAACCTGTTTCTACTTGTGTCCAAGAAATTTTAGCGTTTTTCTCACATAAACCTCTTTTGGTTACGAAGTTATAAACCCCACCTTTTCCTTCTTTGTTTCCAGGATACCAGTTTTGTACGGTTGAATATTTAATTTCGGCATCGTCCATTGCAATTAATTCTACAACGGCTGCGTGCAATTGATTTTCATCACGACTTGGAGCCGTACAACCTTCCAAATACGAAACATAACTTCCTTCATCTGCAATTAGCAATGTTCTTTCAAACTGACCTGTTCCACCTTGATTGATACGGAAATACGTTGATAATTCCATTGGACAACGAACGCCTTTTGGAATATAACAGAAACTTCCATCAGAGAAAACTGCCGAATTTAAAGCGGCATAGAAATTATCTTTCTGCGGAACAATGGTTCCTAAATATTTTTGAACCAATTCTGGATGTTCTTTGATCGCTTCCGAAATCGAACAGAAAATAATGCCTTTTTCGTTTAATGTTTTCTTAAAAGTCGTTGCTACAGAAACCGAATCTACCACTATATCAATCGCCACATTGTTCATTTTCTTTTGTTCGTCCACCGAAATCCCTAACTTTTTGTACATCGCCAAAAGTTCTGGATCAACGTCTTCTAATTTTTTATTCGGATCGGCTTTTTTAGGTGCCGAATA
It encodes the following:
- a CDS encoding DUF2157 domain-containing protein, with protein sequence MEKPHFSELLLQKLHQKDFLNDKDLEEIADYQKKGIFSLRSELLLMIYFSILLFTSGIGVIIYNNIDSIGHLAILSVNFILMLACFYFSFKKAKGYDNDEVVFENPLYDYLVLTGSLLACIFLGYINFQYQIFDDSYAYVSLISALLCFFVAYYFDNRIVLSMAISSLAAFIGISITPKSLFQNEVYSDVYLTYSGLVLGIALLAWMEHTLKTKIKAHFHFVFATFALHLLGVCIIAGLLSEHWFVFIPILLGFGYYFYRFSYRIFATSIFAFMLLYSYFGVNVLGAKLLSFIDFAPFYELLIVVSPFYVIASIYLFIRLVKQFNSEKNASVQ
- the sufD gene encoding Fe-S cluster assembly protein SufD, with amino-acid sequence MELKDKLLASFMAFEEKIDTHSELHELRSHAIKNFENKGFPTKKEEAWKYTSLNAILKNDFSVFPKKENAIEFKDVKKYFLHEIDTYKVVFIDGIFSSFLSSTTHDGLDVCLMSSALTKPKYKMVIDTYFNQIANKEDSLTSLNTAFSLEGAYINIPKSKVVEKPIEIIYFSTGNEAALMVQPRNLVIVGENAHVQIVERHQSLNSNPVLTNSVTEIFAQKRAIVDYYKIQNDVQTANLIDNTYIAQKQESRVAVHTFSFGGNITRNNLNFYHQGERIDSTLKGITIIGDKQHVDHYTLVQHATPNCESHQNYKTILNDSSTGVFNGKIFVEKEAQKTDAFQQNNNILIGDKATINAKPQLEIFADDVKCSHGCTIGQLDESAMFYMQQRGIPKKEAKALLMYAFTSEVTNSVKIPELKAKIARIIADKLGVNMGFDL
- the sufC gene encoding Fe-S cluster assembly ATPase SufC: MLQIKNLHASVEDKEILKGINLEIKAGEVHAIMGPNGAGKSTLSSIIAGNENYEVSQGEIFLDGEEISELAPEERAHKGVFLSFQYPVEIPGVSVTNFIKTAINESRKANGKEEMPANEMLKLIREKSELLEMDRKFLSRSLNEGFSGGEKKRNEIFQMAMLEPKIAILDETDSGLDIDALRIVANGVNKLKNENNAVLVITHYQRLLDYIVPDFVHVLMDGKIVKTGGADLALELEEKGYDWIKNELN
- the sufB gene encoding Fe-S cluster assembly protein SufB — translated: MSKYTEDDLKVELENKEYEYGFYTELDSETFPIGLNEDIVRAISKKKEEPEWMTEWRLEAFRAWLEMIEPEWANVHYEKPDFQAISYYSAPKKADPNKKLEDVDPELLAMYKKLGISVDEQKKMNNVAIDIVVDSVSVATTFKKTLNEKGIIFCSISEAIKEHPELVQKYLGTIVPQKDNFYAALNSAVFSDGSFCYIPKGVRCPMELSTYFRINQGGTGQFERTLLIADEGSYVSYLEGCTAPSRDENQLHAAVVELIAMDDAEIKYSTVQNWYPGNKEGKGGVYNFVTKRGLCEKNAKISWTQVETGSAVTWKYPSVVLKGDNSIGEFYSIAVTNNYQQADTGTKMIHLGKNSKSTIISKGISAGKSQNSYRGLVQIGARAENARNFSQCDSLLMGNNCGAHTFPYIESKNASAKIEHEATTSKIGEDQVFYCNQRGIPTEKAIALIVNGFSKEVLNKLPMEFAVEAQKLLEISLEGSVG